In Bos indicus x Bos taurus breed Angus x Brahman F1 hybrid chromosome 4, Bos_hybrid_MaternalHap_v2.0, whole genome shotgun sequence, the sequence caaaagtaatggacgtgaacttgggcaaactttgggagatggtgatggacagggaggcctggtgtgctgaagtccatggggtcagaaagagttggacacaactgggtgactgaacaagaacaacaatgtAGATAAAGGTCATAAGAGGTGCTTCCTAGAAGGAAATGGAGCTTTTAAAGAAATTCAGGATCCAGCTAGGAGAAAAAGGTACAAGCAGacagcagaaaagaagaaaagtgttaGTAAAAGTCTGAGGACCAGAATATACATGGAGCACAGGCGGGTGTATGTGAGCATCTTTATAAACCCGTATGTGTTGGAGTtgacagagggagagaaaggccATAAGACAAAGGTGATGAATTGTATGGTGgggtaaaatgaaataaagatgggTATACATATCAAAGATCTTGAAAAGTATAAGACATGATCTAAAAAATAGTAGGGAGCCATAATCAATTTGACCAAGGAACTGAATGATCAAAGtagcattttataaaaattagtgCTGCCTTTGCATACAGGATAATCTGGAGAGGAGACAGGCAATTTTACAGCTCTGTAAAAGTGCCTTTGAAagtcaaaacatttttaagtctttGTAGAGCTAAACTGAAGAACTCCcaacaaaacattttctttctttcctctcaaagGAATGCTGACATGGCAAGAAAAATAGTTTCACCATGTGTTTGTACTTTCTTTTATAAGGAGTATAAAAGAATTGCTATACTCTTTTAATCTGAGCAGCTCAGTCTACAGAAACTTTAACTTCTATCTAGAAATTTTACTGTGGGAAGCTTTCCTCTCAACATGCATACTAGATATTTTTTCTTGATGCCTTAATAATTCATCTCCAGTTTGGTGATTTTTATCTTAACATGGAGAAATTGATGAGGGCTCCCTGCCTATGAATTCAAATAACTAAAAGTTGAAAGCTAAAATCTTTAAGATTAGAGGAACTATGGTTATTTAGTGAAGACTAGAGAATAACTTAAAACTTTCCCCTCAGTGGACATAGTTGTATCTTATTACATAGCTTTTAATCTCTTACTAAGGATAATGCAAGAATAAAcacatttgttttgaaatatgGTTTCAAGGGGAGCCCAGAAAGAATTTTTTATACAGTGGAGCAGGTATTAAGGAACGTGATAGACTTTCCTAGAAGAGTTTTGCTAAGGTTATGGAGGTCCACTTTGAGTTTAGGCAAGACCCAAACATGTTAAAGGCAGAGTTGGCAGAGGTCTAGGGAAATTAGGatcaaagaaatattaaaataaaataccttttgacttttacatttaaaagagaaacaaatttcaGGGAATGAATGGCAGTCTAACAAGGTGGACATTATAAAAACATGTTCTGCAGGGTTAATCCGGGTGTAATAAACCAGTTAAGGAGCATGGAACCTCAATAAAGAAAGATGCGATTATGAAATTTTGAGTATAGGATGTTTTCTTTCACTCAGATTTGTTTTCTAGCTCAGTTTCCACccatattaaaaatttattagaaatacatttttattcctaaataaattagaaatatatttttaaaagataattgtttaaaaaaatactacaagTGCGTTGACTTTAACTTTTGTTAAGCACTGGGTTCCATGTTGCCCTGGCTGGAACTCTTCTATCAGAATGGTGAAGGTCTTCCTCCATTCTATGAGTTTCCAGGGTCAGCTATAAGAAAAGACAACAATCTGGGTGGCTTAAGCAATAAAAATTGATTGTCTCATAGATCTGAAGGCtggaagttcaaaatcaaggtgtcagaaaAGTTGGTTCTTTCTGAGGAAGGTGAGGGTAAGTCTGTTCCATGCTAGTCTGGTCCTAGCTTCTCGTAGCCTTGGGGGTTTCTTGGCTTATAGATGCATGATCGCTGTATCTTCAGATTATCTTCCTTCTGTCTCTATGTTCACATTTCCGCTTTGTATAAGGAtacagtcatattggattagaacCCACCCTATTTACTTTATATTAACCTGATCATCaacaaagaccttatttccaagtaAGGGGGCATTCACAGATGCTAGGGTTTAGAACATCAACATCTTTTATGGGAGCACTATTCAATCCATGACACCCACCAGCACTGACCTCACCATTCACCTTAATGCAACTTTGGCACCAAGAGAGTGCCAGTGCTTCTGAGGTGGAGCAAATCTAAGTGTAGGACTGTCAGGTGGAACAGAAAACAGAGGAGTTGCTGGCAACAAACTCAAATTCTTTAAAGCATTAGGTGGATTAAAACCATTTGGTGTCTATCTAGGGACTATCAAAGCTTACCAGTTTGAAAAGTCTGTAGCAAATTTTACCTAAAATCTAccagacataaaagacatggaacGCTAATCTGGTACTTTTCTCAAAATGTTCCTATTTTCCTAACAGGACCTAGATGTGACTTTTTACATCCTGTATGTAAAACATGATATGAGGAAGTAGGTCTTCAGTCCCCATAACAGTTTGTCTACCTGAGAAAAGAGGGCTattgctttaaaagaaaatcttcctaaagttttacttttctctttcatccccaaaagagaaagaagatcaCCATGTTCATCAAAACACGCACCTGGGAAGATACTATAATTAAGCCTAAGCTTCAGGAAACAACGAATAACAAGGAAAACATCTCTCTGGCCAGTTTTATACAACCTCATACATTTACATAAAAAAATCTCCAGAActtaaccaatttttttttcttttccttgacttctttccttttcttttgctaGAAAAGAAAGCACTGGGAGTTGACACTCACATTGTAAATAGCAGAGCCAAAGTTTCTGTAAAGCAAGGCTGCAATTTCTCACAGCTAAAAGGGGTAGAGGCCAACAGCAGAATCTAGCTCTTCTAATCCTCTGTGTTGCCTCCCTACATAGTGCCATAAGCCACAGAGGGAAAAACCATTTGCCCTTACAAAGTAATTCTCTGACTCTAGCGcctgcatgagtgctaagttgcttctgtcatgtacgactctgtgtgaccccttggactgtagcccaccaggctcctctgtccatgggattttccaggcaagaatactggagtgggttgccatgccctcccccagggggatcttcctgactcagggatctaacccatgtctctagAATTATGTCTCtagaattggcaggtgggttctttaccactagcaccgcctgggaagccccctaactATAGTAAGCCCTCCTTATCTGTACCAGTTAGGAATACTTTCAATCGCAAATAACAACAGACAAGACTAACCAAATCTTAAGCAGACGGGGTTTGGAGGCAGGAGtgggtcttgttttgtttttccctttgttttgtttttccataaccCACACCCTGAAATTGAGTCCAGGACATGAGTGTTGATTCAATCTTGTCAAGAGGAACTGGGCTCTTTCTACTCTTCCTCTCTACCATTCTCAGCAAGTCTTATTTTTATCACATCACGGTTTCAAAATGACACTCATAGCACTAGGCATCTTGTCTTTTAGGTTAAAAGAAGCAATTACAGGGCCCAGCAAGCTACCTTTTCacctttgttgtttttattaggGAACAAAGGCTTTCCTATAAGCCTCCAACTTTTCCCTTTCTGGTCAGGTCTCAGTCCTGACCTTAGTTATAAATAaggatgggaaggaaattcagaaTATGGTAAAGGGACACAAGACCATCATGATTTGCTTAGATTCGGGCTAAAAATATCCTGACACTGAAACCAATCATGGTTCTATAAGCAAGAAGGAACAGAGAAAATGCCTCTGGGTCTGCCAGAACAAACGAGGGCATTTAGTAAGACTCTGGGGAGTCTTTAAATGACAATCCATCATTGGAAActgaaagaacaacaaaaaaatgagaaaaacaattaGCTACAagtgtaagttaaaaaaaaaaaaaaggactgtttCTCACTCTAAGAAGCTCAAGAAACACCAATGAATAAAACAGAGTCCTCGTGATAACAACAAAAGCTGACTAAATTAATAATCCACACACAATAGCATTGACAGGGACACAAATAAGTATTTGCTGATCcttaatggacagggaggcctggcgtgctgcaattcatggggttgcaaagttggacacgactgagcgactgatctgatctgaactgaatagacatttatggtttccctggtagctcagacagtaaagaatctgcctgcaatgcaggagaccaaggttcgatccgtgggtcaggaagatcccctggagtaggaaacgacaacccattccagtattcttgcctgaagaatcccatggaaagaggagcctggcgggccatagttcatggggttgtaaagagtcagacacagttgagcgactttcacttcactttacttcaatgGACATTTGCCATTTTAGACATTGGACATATttaaatgctgctaagtcacttcagtcgtgtccgactctatgcgaccccatagacggcagcccaccaggctcccccgtccctgggattctccaggcaagaacactggagtgggttgccatttccttctccaatgcatgaaggtgaaaagtgaaaaggaagtcgctcagtcgtgtccgactcttagcgaccccgtggactgcagcctaccaggctcctccgtccatgggattttccaggcaagagtactagagtggggtgccattgccttctccaatttaaatGCTAAATGGAATCATTTCAACAACTGGCCTTATGAACAATTCTACAATATCAAAAATGGGACTTTGAAAACTCTAATGTGCTTACAAGTCACATgggaatattgttaaaatgtagattctaaTTCAGTAGGCCTGGAAGGGGCCAGAGACTGGATTTCTCACAATTCCCAGATGATGCTAATGGTTCTGGCCCATAGACTATACTTTGGTAAGGATCTGGAAAACAATGCAtaccttttaaattatttcagcatgatatgaattttacttttggtggttgttgttgtgcagtcgctcaattgtgtcagTTGAGATTTTTGCAAATAATCATTCTTGCTTTGGGTGAGAAAGTTTTTgtaaggaaaacattttctggAATGTTGTTAAAAACCATTTTGAATACTTGGTTACATACATCACTTTTGCTTCTTGCACATTGCTTCAGTCTCAAACAAGCACTAGTCTCAAATGCTTTTTCCTCTTAACATTATTgggaaaaaacattttctttgaccacatggcatgcagaatcttagttccccagccagggattgaattcatgcccgctggcaggctagagtccatggggttgcaaagagttgaacacgactgaagcaacttagcacacacacgaaGAGCTAATGCCCATGAAGAAACACAGAACCTTGAACGTGCTTAAATGAATTTGATTTCTTGGTCATGATCACACATTAAAAGAACCTTAACAAAATGTGCAACAACTTCTCCctaatttcatattttatctgGAAGGTATGCTGAAGGTAATAGACCCAGAAGCATCAAATAATTGGCCTACATCTAAAAGGCTTTTGGCTAAAATCTTAAAGTCAGACTTATCAAAATGCTCACAAGACAAAGAGGGCATCAGAGTCCATTTCTAAGGCTTCTCTATCCTAAAAGGctatatagaagaactataccaaaaagatcttcatgacccagataatcatgatagtatgatcactcatctagagccagacatcctggaatgcaaagccaagtgggtcttaggaagcatcactactaaaaaagctagtggaggtgatggaattccagttgagctatttcaaatcctaaaagatgatgctgtgaaggtgctacactcaatacactggcaaattttggaaaactcagcagtggccacagggctggaaaaggtcagttttcattccaatcctaaagaaaggcaatgccaaagaatgctcaaactaccacacaattgcactcatctcacacgctagtaaagtaatgctcaaaattctccaagccaggcttcagcaatatgtgaaccatgaacttccagatgttcaaactgggtttagaaaaggcagaggaaccagagatcaaattgccaacattgttgaatcatcgaaaaagcaagagacttccagaaaaacatctacttctactttattgactatgccaaagcctttgactgtgtggataagaacaaactgtggaaaattctgagagagacgggaataccagaccacctgacctgcctcctgagaaatctgcatgcaggttgagaagcaacagttagaactgcacatggaacaaaagactggttcctaatctggaaaggagtacagcaagacttgtatattgtcaccctaattattcagtttatatgcagagtacatcatgaaaaatgccatgttggatgaagcacaagctggaatcaagactgccaggagaaatatcaataacctcagatatgcagatgacaccacccttatggcagaaagtgaagaactaaagagcttcttgatgagagtgaaaaagttggcttaaagctcaacattcagaaaactaagatcatggcatccggtcccatcacttcatggcaaacagatggggaaacagtggaaactggttgactttatttgtgggggctccaaaatcactgcatatggtgactgcagccatgaaattaaaagatgcttgctctttagaagaaaatttatgaccaacctagacagcatattaaaaagcagagccattactttgccaacaaaggtccgtctagtcaaagctttggtttttccagtggtcatgtatggatgtgagagttggactataaagaaggctgagcactgaagaattgatgcttttgaactgtggtgttggagaagactcttgagagtcccttggactgcaaagagatccaaccagtccatcctaaaggaaatcagtcctgaatattcattggaaagactgatgctgaagctgaaactccaatactttggccagctgatgcaaagaactgactcactggaaaagaccctgatgctgggagggattgggggcaggaggagaaggggaaggcagaggatgagatggctggatggcatcactgacttgatgcacatgagtttgggtgaattccaggagttggtgatggacagggaggcctggcatgctgtgattcatggggtcgcagagtcagacatgactgagtgactgaactgaactgaacttcagtcactcagttgtgtccgattctttgtgaccccatgaatcgcagcatgccaggcctccctgtccatcaccaactcccagagttcacccagactcacatccatcgagtgagtgatgccatccagccatctcatcctctgtcatccccttctcctcctgcccccagtccctcccagcatcagagtcttttccaatgagtcaactcttcacgtgaggtggccaaagtactggagtctcagctttagcatcattccttccaaagaaatcccagggctgatctccttcagaatggactggctggatctccttgcagtccaagggattctcaagagtcttctccaacaccacagttcaaaagcatcaattcttcagtgctcagctttctttatagtccaactctcacatccatacatgaccacaggaaaaacaatagccttgactagacgaacctttgttggcaaagtaatgtctttgcttttgaatatgctatctaggttggtcataactttccttccaaggagtaagtgtcttttaatttcatggctgcagtcagggGCGGCgacaagaggagttaccctgcgtctgaggtcaggggcggcggctgggaggagctaccccacatccaaggagccatggctgcgcaggcgcaggagggcctagaggagctatcccaagTTCAAGGTCAgaaagggcggcggtgaggagatacccctcgtccaaggtaagcagcagcggctgcactttgctggagcagccgtgaagagataccccatgtccaaggtaagagaaacccaagtaagacggtaggtgttgcaagaaggcatcagagggcagacactgaaaccatactcacagaaaactagtcagtctaatcacactaggaccacagccttgtctaactcaatgaaactaagccatgcctgtggggcaacccaagatgggcgggtcatggtggagagatctgacagaatgtggtccactggagaaagtgaaagtgaagtcactcagtcatgtccaactcttactgaccccatggactatagcccaccaggccctccgtccatgggattttccaggcaggaatactggagtggggtgccattgccttctccgttaacatcGGcaaggcatattatatttacttggagctggtatagttggtgacagccttagtgcccccggacacggcgtgcttggccagctccccaggtagcagcaagcgcAGAGtggtctggatctccctggatgtgatagtcGAGCGCTTGTTGTAATGCGCCAGGCGCGATGCCTCACCAGCGATGCACTCGAAAATGTCGTTGacaaaggagttcatgattctcATGGCCTTGGACGAGATGCCAGTGTCCGGATGGACTtgcttcagcaccttgtacaCGTACACGGAGTAGCTTTTCTTTCGGCTGCGCTTGCGCTTCTTGCCgtccttcttctgggccttggtcacagcttttttagAGCCCTTTTTAGGGGCAGGAGCAGACTTAGCCGGTTCAGGCATGTCTATAATGACAACACCCAacaaatggcaaaacacttcagtattcttgccttgagaacccatgaacagtatgaaaaggcaaaatgatagaatactgaaagaggaactccccacgtcagtaggtgcccaatatgctactggagatcagtagagaaatatatccagaaagaacgaagggatggagccaaagcaaaaagaatacccagctgtggatgtaactggtgatagaagcaaggtctgatgctgtaaagagcaatattgcataggaacctggaacgtcaggtccatgaatcaaggcaaattggaagtggtcaaacaagagatggcaagagtgaatgtcgacattctaggaatcagcgaactaaaaatggactggaagtggctcggtcgtgtccaactctttgcaaccccatggactgcagcctaccagcctcctccatccatgggattttccaggcaagaatactggactgggttgccatttccttctccaggagatcttcctgacccagagattgaacctgggtctcccacattgtaggcagacgctttaccatctgagccaccaaggaagctctcttgttttgttttaatagagCATTAAAAAGCTTATAAATTAATTAAGAGAGAAACAGTCTCAGTTTGAGCATCCAGAAGAAATTTCCAAAGCTACACCACACAATCGAGCCAGCTGGAAGCCTTAGGCAGGGCCATGATAGGAAGTCTGATCCTGGCTCCTGTCTACACACTCAATTCCTGCTACAATTGCATCATAAATACTTTAATTGCCATCTCCTTCAGTTCTGAATTCAAGTGCTTCATGACTGCATCTTTTAGACACAACCTGAATCATCTCCAGAACTCTAGCTGCATCAGAATCTGAAAAGTGTTAGTTTTACCCTTCCAGCCTCTGAAATTTAGGAAGGAAGTTGAAAAGATTActgaataatttaaattatactaTCAATCATAATAAGCAAAACAAACTGGGAAAATCTTAAACTCAGATCAACTCATAAATTCTAGCTTCCTGAAATGTCATCCAAAGGATACCATAAATCATCCATCAGCCTGGGACCTATTCCCCTACACATGCTTATTTTTTCACCATCCATTTTCATCCCTGGACCAGACCAAACTCCTAAGTCTCTTCACATTCACAagtgcggggagccggtgaggcattccactcgtgacaaaggtcatgaggaaggaggctcggcatacgcaaaggcgggatcgagcctcaggagtccccccggatattctcgagcattttcccccaaaaaaccagagtctgcctactttattgctttgtgctctcacctctgactttactgggggctgtcccctaccaccatcgctctctctctgtcaaagagttaacttacaactccaattaataaagttcctgggcaattaggagtgtttaaatccaaacccctcagatggctctctaactcgcctgacaagtttacccggactcctgcagctatgcatacgattgtttacagtctcccagcctcgagaggcatgggaagcttaagatattcaaatagcttagagcctctcagagagttaaaaactgtcagaataaactagtaaaggatttcattgatgagtcaatgcttgttgccaagttttcacatcccctgaattgtatccttgaatatgtatcaattaatagtgggtatgtagaaaaaataagtagtggccttggtaactttagacccttaaggtaataaattctttctttgttgtaaacccattacacatccgccctataggaatgcaattttatctttggaagatggtgccaaaccttgaaataattactcttagagaaagtaagtctttgttgataagtccttgtcaagagtcataaaatgttagtaggccttctggccagaagatgatgtaaatcacctaaaccatttgtatacgatacatttgcaggaaagaaaccttggtttttgataagaatcaaagactgctgactttgcatcccctattatcctctatgtgtaacttagggtataaaagcccctgttaaaaataaagctacgggccttgctcaccaacgcttggtctccccatgtcattctttcttttaacttccagctgagtctccatctggagcgcggaacccaccacgcttactaatcatgcctgggcttctaagacccactcgagaaggtgtctagggtgagacaccttccgctattcgagagggcgcctgcggcctacggaagtggtgcaaacttcttgtcttgaagttttattggtctcccgcgtaaaccaagctactcagcttcttttctccactgaattctcctactgagctatcctcattctattgttctctatatctctaattagcatataaatagtcgccgacgccgtctccccttcgaataccctggatcagccggggctggtcctcggcacaCAAGGCCTTGAGCATGCAtggtaagtcactttagtcatgtccaactctgtgctacaccatggactgtggcccaccaggctgctctgtccctgggattctccaggtaagaatactggagtggattgccatgccctcctccagggaatcttcccaacccagggatcaaacctgcgtctctttagtctcctgcattactggtgaattctttaccactgggccaccgcaGAAGCCCCCCACAAAGCATCATCTGTCCCCAACTCGAGTGCTGCTTGATCCAACTTCTGGTTGAGAGCAGGCCAAATGGCTGACTGGCTCGTGCCATTGCAAAAGTTATAAAACCTTGAAGGCTCATCATTTAACCCTAGTTATCTCAGCCTCACTGCAAATCCTTGAGAGCAAAAGCCAGACTCTGATATGACCTCCATCACTCCTATCATGGCAGAAACCACAACAGCTGTCTGGTGGGAAGACGGGAAAGTTAACACTCTGGCAAACCAGCGATGAGAAAGAGTAGGCAGAAAGGCGTCGGTAATAGACTATTcacccttctcttccttttctgagaTGCTGTGAATTCATGATGCAGATCACTCTCTGGAGGTGTTCTGCATAACTGAGCAACCATTTGAATGTTCTATAACTAAATCTCcctgacattattttttaatttatttttagccttCCTTGttgtctctctctgcttctctgggaTTGCATTCCAAAGGAAAGCGAACGCTCATAAGATTAACCTCAGACCCTTTCTCAGGAACCCAAGCTAAGATAACACTTTCGTATACACCAGTCCCTCAGTGTAGAAAGACATTTTCTTCCTGCCAACAACGTTCAACTTTTCAAAACCCGGCTCAAAATATTCCCCTTTAAGGAAACCCATATTTCACTAATCATTTTGTTACTTCTTACCCAACctcatttattcttaattttttcctaaatattttctgattatatacatttgtgtgtttcttcacttcttttGTGCACGTTATCACCGGCAAAGCCCACTGCTGtcccaggaaaaaaataagatggcATCTAGGTGCTAAAATAAGGTCTAACCTTCTCTCTTGCGCTTCATCTAGTTTCACGTGCAGAGGTCTCAAACTTGGCGCTTTGGACCCAGAGATCCTGGTGAGAAGTGGCCTCGGGGACATCTCAGCACCTGTGTGGCTCAGGCACAGACCGCTGCGCAAGACACCGACAGTCAAGATGGCGGCGGCGGGCCTGCGCAGGTCTGAGCCGCACACCTGTGCCGACTGCGGGAGGACTCCGTCCCCTCCCCCGCCGGCAGGAGCCCAGTAACGCAGCCCCGCCCACTGCGGTCTGTCCAGGTGCGCGTGTGTTCTAGAGGCAAGCTGGCACCTCTCCGTTCCTTGATCAGAGTATAGCTTTCATCTGTTCCTCATacaaactgggtcttgttctgttgGCCCCAGTGACACAGAGCAGGACTTCTGTTGGAGACTGACTTGGGAGGATCAATAACAATATCAGGTCTGATTTTCTCCCTTCCTCAAGCTGTTAAAAGCCCGgactgtcactttttaaaaatacattttctcggCCACACTTAATACAGTGGCTTTGCCACAAACTGTGCCCAGTGTAAACGTGTTGGAGGAGAGGTGTCTGGCTACCCTCTGACCCTTCCCTGCCTGCATCAGCATTGCTTCCAGGCCCCCTTTGTCTTCCTGAGGCAGCCCCAGGCTTTCTAGGGCCAATCTACTGCCCCTCCCTCCTGGGTCTGACCCTCCAATCATAATTCTCTTCCTCCTACCTGCAGTTCTCTGTCCACTGCTCAGCTTTGAAAAACAACAGACTTGGTCTGCATCCCTCTCATTAACGACTAAAGTGAGGACACCTggtcgttgttcagtcgcccagtcgtgtttgactctttcacCCCAgaggtttgcccaagttcatgtccattgcattggacTTGGAATGGACATCTTAGGTGTATTCATGTATTTAAATAGACCCTGTAAACATCTGCCTTACATCAATGTGGTCTTACTCTAAAAATGGAATTTAGACACTTAACCTTAATGAAGGAAAATTTTCTGAGCAAGATGATTTAAACTAGTGACTGTAATGTTGAATTGCAATATTCTAGAACTCCAGTATATCATGCTTTGATA encodes:
- the LOC113891914 gene encoding histone H2B type 1-like, producing MPEPAKSAPAPKKGSKKAVTKAQKKDGKKRKRSRKKSYSVYVYKVLKQVHPDTGISSKAMRIMNSFVNDIFECIAGEASRLAHYNKRSTITSREIQTTLRLLLPGELAKHAVSGGTKAVTNYTSSK